A DNA window from Vigna angularis cultivar LongXiaoDou No.4 chromosome 1, ASM1680809v1, whole genome shotgun sequence contains the following coding sequences:
- the LOC108346843 gene encoding short-chain dehydrogenase TIC 32, chloroplastic isoform X1: MWFLGWKGASGFSASSTAEQVTQGIDGTALTAIVTGASSGLGLETTRVLASRGVHVVMAVRNVESGKNVKETVLEEIPSAKIDVMELDLSSMASVRKFAADFNSSGLSLNILINNAGVMATPFLLSQDNIELQFATNHLGHFLLTNLLLETMKKTVRDCKQEGRIVIISSEAHRFAYREGILFDKINDESGYNSYFSYGQSKLANILHAKELARRLKEEGVEITVNSLHPGSIVTNILRYHGYVNALANMVGKYFLKNVQQGAATQCYVALHPQVKGVSGEYFMDCNKADPTSLAKDSELAKKLWEFSSSLTNPK, from the exons ATGTGGTTTCTCGGTTGGAAAGGGGCGTCGGGGTTCTCAGCCTCTTCCACAGCCGAACAAGTCACTCAAGGGATTGATGGAACCGCTCTCACCGCCATTGTCACag GAGCATCAAGTGGTCTTGGCCTGGAGACCACCCGGGTTCTTGCATCCCGTGGTGTCCATGTTGTCATGGCAGTAAGGAATGTGGAAAGTGGTAAGAATGTCAAAGAAACTGTTCTTGAGGAAATTCCCTCGgctaaaattgatgttatgGAGTTAGATCTAAGCTCTATGGCATCTGTAAGGAAATTTGCAGCAGATTTTAACTCATCTGGTCTTTCACTCAATATTCTAAT TAACAATGCAGGGGTGATGGCAACTCCATTCTTGCTTTCCCAAGACAATATTGAATTGCAGtttgcaaccaatcatttag GTCATTTTCTCTTGACAAACCTTTTATtagaaacaatgaaaaaaacaGTACGAGATTGCAAACAGGAAGGAAGGATAGTTATTATATCATCAGAGGCACACAGATTTGCATACCGTGAAGGAATTTTGTTTGATAAGATCAATGATGAATCAGG GTACAACAGTTATTTTTCTTATGGACAATCAAAACTTGCTAACATTCTGCATGCAAAGGAGCTTGCAAGGCGCTTGAAG GAAGAAGGAGTGGAAATAACTGTCAACTCCCTTCATCCTGGATCAATTGTTACAAATATTTTGCGATACCATGGTTATGTTAATG CCCTTGCTAATATGGTGGGCAAGTACTTCCTTAAAAATGTTCAACAG GGAGCTGCAACTCAGTGTTACGTGGCGTTGCATCCACAAGTGAAGGGAGTATCTGGTGAATACTTTATGGATTGCAA
- the LOC108346843 gene encoding short-chain dehydrogenase TIC 32, chloroplastic isoform X2 produces MWFLGWKGASGFSASSTAEQVTQGIDGTALTAIVTGASSGLGLETTRVLASRGVHVVMAVRNVESGKNVKETVLEEIPSAKIDVMELDLSSMASVRKFAADFNSSGLSLNILINNAGVMATPFLLSQDNIELQFATNHLGHFLLTNLLLETMKKTVRDCKQEGRIVIISSEAHRFAYREGILFDKINDESGYNSYFSYGQSKLANILHAKELARRLKEEGVEITVNSLHPGSIVTNILRYHGYVNGSCNSVLRGVASTSEGSIW; encoded by the exons ATGTGGTTTCTCGGTTGGAAAGGGGCGTCGGGGTTCTCAGCCTCTTCCACAGCCGAACAAGTCACTCAAGGGATTGATGGAACCGCTCTCACCGCCATTGTCACag GAGCATCAAGTGGTCTTGGCCTGGAGACCACCCGGGTTCTTGCATCCCGTGGTGTCCATGTTGTCATGGCAGTAAGGAATGTGGAAAGTGGTAAGAATGTCAAAGAAACTGTTCTTGAGGAAATTCCCTCGgctaaaattgatgttatgGAGTTAGATCTAAGCTCTATGGCATCTGTAAGGAAATTTGCAGCAGATTTTAACTCATCTGGTCTTTCACTCAATATTCTAAT TAACAATGCAGGGGTGATGGCAACTCCATTCTTGCTTTCCCAAGACAATATTGAATTGCAGtttgcaaccaatcatttag GTCATTTTCTCTTGACAAACCTTTTATtagaaacaatgaaaaaaacaGTACGAGATTGCAAACAGGAAGGAAGGATAGTTATTATATCATCAGAGGCACACAGATTTGCATACCGTGAAGGAATTTTGTTTGATAAGATCAATGATGAATCAGG GTACAACAGTTATTTTTCTTATGGACAATCAAAACTTGCTAACATTCTGCATGCAAAGGAGCTTGCAAGGCGCTTGAAG GAAGAAGGAGTGGAAATAACTGTCAACTCCCTTCATCCTGGATCAATTGTTACAAATATTTTGCGATACCATGGTTATGTTAATG GGAGCTGCAACTCAGTGTTACGTGGCGTTGCATCCACAAGTGAAGGGAGTATCTGGTGA
- the LOC108347455 gene encoding UDP-N-acetylmuramoyl-L-alanyl-D-glutamate--2,6-diaminopimelate ligase MurE homolog, chloroplastic, with the protein MALSFLRVSHLLSPTPTPATATATTTTSTVVKFQHFRRPSDFTLFFRSSILCPLVRAIGPDGRFYPSPGDDDPPEAAEDSSHGFSTFQQIQQQAERARQIEEEDYKNNQATYLAAIADVEDAPDNVDFDTSGDDLFGDIDKAIALKRKEFVSQGLLEPNPPKQDQLAAAAAVDELQADELGDLEEIERLQGLTGNGNGNGSLSESPFELDFDSYGKSKVRIVDGKFKMSLAELLDESKVVPVSVSGDLEVEITGIQHDSRIVNSGDLFVCCVGRKTDGHLFLSEADKRGAVAVVASKEVDIEDTLGCKALVIVEDTNAVLPALAASFYKHPSTKMAVIGITGTYGKTTATCLIKSLYESMGLRTGMLNSVASFVHGDNKLELGSAALDAVLVQNLMAKMIHNGTEAVVMEAGSHGLEEGKYDEVDFDIAVFTNLSQDKEGDRNAQAKLFSRMVDPERHRKVVNIDDLNAPFFVSQGSQEVPVVTFAMENKDADVHPLKFELSLFETQVLVNTPTGILEISSGLLGKHNIYNILAAVAVGIAVGAPLEDIVRGIEEVDAVPGRCELIDEEQAFGVIVDHASTPDSLSRLLDSVRELGPRRIITVIGCRGEGDRGKRPAMTKIATDKSEVTMLTSDNPKNEDPLDILDDMLSGVGWSMQDYLKYGENDYYPPLPNGHRLFLHDIRRVAVRAAVAMGEEGDVVVVTGKGHEAYQIEGDKKEFFDDREECREALQYVDELHQAGIDTSEFPWRLPESH; encoded by the exons ATGGCGTTATCATTTCTTCGTGTTTCGCACTTGCTTTCTCCAACTCCTACACCTGCAACTGCAACTGCAACTACTACTACATCCACTGTCGTGAAGTTCCAACACTTTCGTAGACCTTCTGACTTCACACTCTTCTTTCGCTCTTCAATTTTGTGTCCATTGGTTAGGGCCATTGGGCCTGATGGGAGGTTCTACCCAAGCCCAGGTGACGACGACCCACCGGAGGCTGCCGAGGACTCCTCCCATGGCTTCTCCACCTTCCAACAAATTCAGCAGCAAGCGGAACGCGCGCGCCAGATCGAAGAGGAAGACTACAAGAACAACCAGGCCACGTACCTCGCCGCCATCGCCGACGTCGAAGACGCCCCCGATAACGTCGACTTCGACACCTCTGGCGACGACCTCTTCGGGGATATCGACAAAGCCATCGCGCTCAAGCGTAAGGAGTTCGTCTCCCAAGGCCTTCTCGAGCCGAATCCCCCCAAACAGGACCAGCTGGCCGCTGCAGCCGCCGTGGATGAACTTCAGGCGGATGAGCTCGGCGATTTGGAGGAAATTGAACGGCTCCAGGGACTCACCGGTAATGGTAATGGTAACGGAAGCTTGAGTGAATCTCCGTTTGAATTGGATTTTGACAGTTACGGGAAAAGCAAGGTTAGAATTGTAGACGGAAAGTTCAAGATGAGTTTGGCGGAGCTTTTAGATGAGAGTAAGGTCGTGCCGGTGTCGGTTTCCGGTGATTTAGAAGTCGAAATCACCGGAATTCAGCACGATTCGCGGATTGTTAATTCCGGCGATTTGTTTGTGTGTTGCGTTGGGCGTAAAACCGACGGACATTTGTTTCTTTCCGAGGCTGATAAGAGAGGTGCGGTTGCGGTTGTGGCTAGTAAAGAGGTTGATATTGAGGATACTTTGGGGTGTAAGGCTTTGGTTATTGTGGAAGATACTAATGCTGTTCTTCCTGCTCTGGCTGCGTCGTTTTATAAACATCCTTCCACTAAAATGGCCGTGATTGGGATAACTGGGACTTATGGAAAAACGACCGCCACTTGTTTGATTAAAAGTTTGTATGAATCCATGGGACTACGCACTGGGATGTTGAACTCGGTTGCCTCTTTTGTCCACGGGGATAATAAGTTGGAGTTAGGTAGCGCGGCGTTGGATGCTGTTTTGGTTCAGAATTTGATGGCGAAGATGATTCACAACGGGACTGAGGCGGTGGTCATGGAGGCAGGTTCTCATGGCCTGGAGGAGGGAAAGTATGATGAGGTTGATTTTGATATCGCTGTTTTCACAAACTTGAGTCAGGACAAGGAGGGCGACAGAAATGCGCAGGCTAAGTTATTCTCGAGAATGGTGGATCCTGAGAGGCATAGGAAGGTTGTTAACATTGATGATCTGAACGCGCCCTTTTTTGTGTCGCAGGGGAGCCAGGAGGTTCCTGTTGTGACGTTTGCGATGGAGAATAAGGATGCTGATGTGCATCCATTGAAGTTTGAACTTTCTCTGTTTGAGACTCAGGTGTTGGTTAATACTCCCACAGGGATACTGGAGATTTCTTCAGGTTTGCTTGGGAAGCATAATATTTACAACATTCTTGCAGCTGTAGCGGTTGGGATTGCTGTTGGGGCGCCCTTAGAGGACATTGTTAGAGGAATTGAAGAGGTCGATGCGGTTCCTGGGAGGTGTGAATTGATTGATGAGGAACAGGCCTTTGGGGTGATAGTTGACCATGCCAGTACTCCTGATTCATTGTCTAGATTGCTTGATTCTGTAAGAGAGCTAGGACCTCGCAGGATCATAACGG TCATTGGATGCCGTGGTGAGGGTGACAGGGGTAAGAGACCTGCGATGACCAAGATAGCAACAGATAAAAGTGAAGTGACCATGCTCACATCTGACAATCCCAAAAATGAAGACCCTT TGGATATATTGGATGATATGCTATCTGGGGTAGGATGGTCTATGCAAGACTACCTCAAATATGGAGAAAATGACTATTATCCACCTCTTCCAAATGGTCATAGACTTTTTCTCCATGACATTAGGAGGGTAGCTGTGCGAGCCGCGGTTGCAATGGGAGAGGAGGGCGATGTGGTT GTGGTTACTGGCAAAGGCCATGAAGCATATCAAATAGAAGGTGATAAGAAGGAGTTTTTTGACGATCGAGAAGAGTGCCGAGAGGCATTGCAATATGTTGATGAGCTTCACCAAGCTGGAATAGATACAAGTGAATTTCCATGGAG GTTACCAGAGAGCCATTGA
- the LOC108347613 gene encoding probable aquaporin PIP1-2 → MENKEEDVKVGANKFSERQPLGTAAQGDKDYKEPPPAPLFEPGELKSWSFYRAGIAEFVATFLFLYITILTVMGVNRSSSKCSSVGIQGIAWSFGGMIFALVYCTAGISGGHINPAVTFGLFLARKLSLTRAVFYIIMQCLGAICGAGVVKGFEGNGRYELFKGGANFVNSGYTKGDGLGAEIVGTFVLVYTVFSATDAKRNARDSHVPILAPLPIGFAVFLVHLATIPITGTGINPARSLGAAIIYNRDHAWDDQWIFWVGPFIGAALAALYHQIVIRAIPFKARA, encoded by the exons ATGGAGAATAAAGAGGAAGATGTTAAGGTTGGAGCAAACAAGTTCTCGGAGAGGCAGCCGTTGGGTACGGCGGCACAGGGTGACAAGGACTACAAGGAGCCACCGCCGGCTCCATTGTTTGAGCCCGGTGAGCTGAAATCATGGTCTTTCTACAGAGCTGGGATTGCTGAGTTTGTCGCCACCTTCTTGTTCCTCTACATAACCATCTTAACTGTCATGGGTGTGAACAGGTCCTCTTCCAAGTGCTCCTCTGTTGGCATTCAAGGCATTGCTTGGTCCTTCGGTGGCATGATCTTTGCCCTTGTCTACTGCACTGCTGGAATTTCAG GGGGACACATCAACCCAGCTGTGACCTTTGGTCTGTTTTTGGCAAGGAAGTTGTCCCTCACAAGGGCAGTGTTCTACATCATCATGCAGTGTCTTGGAGCCATCTGTGGAGCCGGTGTGGTGAAGGGCTTTGAGGGTAATGGTAGGTATGAGTTGTTCAAAGGTGGAGCTAATTTTGTGAACTCTGGATACACCAAGGGTGATGGACTTGGAGCTGAGATTGTTGGCACTTTTGTTCTTGTCTACACCGTTTTCTCTGCAACTGATGCCAAGAGAAACGCCAGAGACTCTCACGTTCCT ATTTTGGCTCCACTTCCCATCGGATTTGCTGTGTTCTTGGTCCACTTGGCCACCATTCCCATTACAGGAACTGGAATTAACCCTGCTAGGAGTCTTGGAGCAGCCATTATCTACAACAGGGACCATGCATGGGATGACCAA TGGATTTTCTGGGTTGGACCTTTCATTGGAGCTGCTCTTGCTGCTTTGTATCACCAGATAGTTATCCGAGCCATTCCTTTCAAGGCAAGAGCTTAG